The following coding sequences are from one Paenibacillus stellifer window:
- the rpiA gene encoding ribose-5-phosphate isomerase RpiA: protein MNMKQLAAEAAVDYVKDGMKVGLGTGSTAYFAINKLGERVKEGLQITAVATSVASEEQARELGIPLVPFAQVDRLDLTIDGADELDGSLRLIKGGGGALLREKIVAMGSDRMIVVADESKAVRTLGKFPLPVEIVPFAWEWTLKDILKLGCEAELRREGSELYKTDNGNYIADCRFGAIEDPAAVAAALQALPGVVEHGLFIGIANMAIVGKSDGTIDIITAKEKA from the coding sequence ATGAATATGAAACAGCTTGCTGCCGAAGCGGCGGTTGATTATGTAAAAGATGGCATGAAAGTGGGTTTAGGCACGGGTTCTACAGCGTACTTTGCGATCAACAAGCTGGGTGAACGGGTCAAGGAAGGACTCCAAATTACGGCGGTTGCGACCTCGGTCGCTTCCGAAGAGCAGGCCCGCGAGCTGGGCATCCCGCTCGTCCCGTTTGCGCAAGTCGACCGCCTGGATCTGACCATCGACGGAGCCGATGAGCTGGACGGCAGTCTGCGGCTGATCAAGGGCGGCGGCGGCGCCCTGCTGCGCGAGAAGATCGTCGCCATGGGCAGCGATCGGATGATCGTAGTGGCGGATGAGAGCAAGGCGGTCCGGACACTGGGCAAGTTCCCGCTGCCGGTCGAAATTGTGCCGTTCGCCTGGGAGTGGACGCTTAAGGATATTCTCAAGCTGGGCTGTGAGGCGGAGCTTCGGCGCGAAGGCAGCGAGCTGTACAAGACGGACAATGGCAATTACATTGCTGACTGCCGCTTTGGCGCCATTGAAGATCCGGCTGCGGTAGCGGCAGCGTTGCAGGCTCTTCCTGGAGTCGTGGAGCATGGCTTGTTCATCGGGATTGCCAATATGGCCATTGTGGGCAAAAGCGACGGTACAATTGACATCATTACAGCCAAGGAGAAGGCTTGA
- a CDS encoding VanZ family protein, which produces MITNKHRSRLTQERRDRPERSVAAAVCLVLYAACLIYWMFFGFGRSVHLAMDEPLSYNLVPFNTIRLYLRAAAWLPPQIVAVNLLGNVAVFVPLGMLLPPSCRMRSLLELLLWFIPGIFLVEILQMLLRAGSFDVDDIILNGLGVWIGYGLLRLCSRFFRKSG; this is translated from the coding sequence TTGATAACGAACAAGCATCGGTCCCGGCTGACACAGGAACGCCGGGACAGACCGGAACGCTCGGTCGCCGCTGCCGTGTGCCTAGTGCTGTATGCCGCCTGCCTGATCTACTGGATGTTCTTCGGATTCGGAAGAAGCGTGCATCTGGCCATGGATGAACCGCTGAGCTACAACCTGGTTCCGTTCAACACAATCCGGCTGTATCTTAGAGCGGCAGCGTGGCTTCCTCCGCAGATTGTGGCGGTTAACCTTCTGGGGAACGTTGCGGTATTCGTGCCCTTAGGCATGCTGCTTCCGCCATCATGCAGGATGAGGTCGCTGCTTGAACTGCTGCTGTGGTTCATTCCCGGGATCTTTCTCGTGGAGATCCTGCAGATGCTGCTGCGGGCAGGAAGCTTTGATGTGGATGACATCATTTTAAACGGGCTTGGGGTATGGATAGGCTACGGATTGCTGAGGCTGTGCTCCCGGTTCTTTCGAAAGAGCGGGTGA
- a CDS encoding GNAT family N-acetyltransferase, translating into MKSRFDTAEIAELMSYAVAGDPSALEHAALEYQHNSGLELFGWEDDGLVVGLVGFEETEDGSLELRHIAVLPENRGKGYARGMILELMTQRNPRYVVAETTDESTADFYRALGFMVYSLGDGPNGAEVLRCVYEVEEPEED; encoded by the coding sequence TTGAAATCTAGATTTGATACAGCCGAAATCGCGGAGCTGATGTCCTATGCGGTCGCGGGAGATCCATCGGCACTTGAGCATGCGGCGCTGGAATACCAGCATAATTCCGGGCTGGAACTCTTCGGCTGGGAGGATGACGGGCTGGTCGTCGGACTGGTCGGCTTCGAGGAGACGGAAGACGGCTCGCTGGAACTGCGGCATATTGCCGTTCTTCCGGAGAACCGCGGGAAAGGCTATGCGCGCGGCATGATTCTGGAGCTAATGACACAGCGGAATCCCCGTTATGTCGTAGCGGAGACTACCGATGAATCGACAGCTGATTTCTATCGCGCGCTGGGCTTCATGGTCTATTCGCTCGGCGACGGTCCGAACGGAGCCGAAGTGCTCCGCTGCGTCTATGAGGTAGAGGAGCCGGAAGAGGATTAA
- a CDS encoding MarR family winged helix-turn-helix transcriptional regulator — protein sequence MNNETAQLINRYLDAYQIVTRRIGARIREGIAEGLTSDQFTILRLIHGQEKCTSTFLAEACCVGKSSITAIVNRLVEAGLIDRTRDESDRRQVYLTISSLGSQVFDEANQNVSEILTPYLLHFDEDQIEQFISMFEKLADLMKESGGQEE from the coding sequence ATGAACAACGAGACTGCACAGCTGATTAATCGTTACTTGGATGCCTATCAGATTGTTACGCGGAGAATCGGCGCGCGGATCAGGGAGGGCATCGCGGAGGGGCTTACAAGCGACCAATTTACGATTCTCCGGCTGATTCACGGACAGGAGAAATGTACGTCCACCTTTCTCGCAGAAGCTTGCTGTGTGGGCAAAAGCTCCATCACCGCGATCGTCAACCGGCTTGTGGAGGCAGGGCTCATTGATCGCACACGGGACGAGAGCGACCGCAGACAGGTCTATTTGACCATCAGCAGTCTGGGCAGCCAAGTGTTCGATGAGGCGAATCAGAACGTATCGGAGATCCTCACTCCATACTTGCTGCATTTTGATGAAGATCAGATCGAGCAGTTTATTTCCATGTTCGAGAAGCTGGCGGATCTGATGAAGGAATCAGGAGGTCAAGAAGAATGA
- a CDS encoding MMPL family transporter, with amino-acid sequence MKTILKARWAIIAIWLAAAVVLVMTAPSFSDLVREKGQISVPDGYSSSRASEILKEVEGAKGGDSLKQVALVFNNPKGIGEKEKESVKQGVEKLSANKDELNLDSITDPFSQETLKDTLIAKDGKTIMVALSVKGGEDNVKNLPDKVEPLLKDVDADHYLTSEGLINEDTILSSEAGLKKSEYITVIFILLILFVVFRSFVAPFVPLLTVGISYIVSQSVVAFLVDRFEFPLSTFTQIFMVAVMFGIGTDYCILLISRFKEELAHTDDTKTAILETYRKAGGTVFYSGLAVFVGFLAIGLSKFMLYRSGVAVAVGIAVMLLALVTVVPFFMAVLGKKLFWPSKGKLEHSESRIWGAAGSFSLKRPWAALLIVAVIVVPFLLTYSGKLSFNSLEEIGDRYDSVKGFNIISDSFGPGESMPGKIVIKNDDKMDNAEYMGLAEKISREVQGVDGVKTVRSMTRPTGELISDFLIPSQVGTLSEGIGKSTEGLDKIQSGLSEASSQLKANEPKLNQAVSGAKQLTEGTDELKSGIAALGDGLTKIQKGIQSGSAGAGEIKSGLQQAAASAEQLSAAHKKLLAGYQQVGSGLSALTGGIGQIQEQLTGVSTALSGLGANFTGLEEGHPELLQDANYLTIKGTVTKTGEGVGQLTSGLGQISQQLGGAAKGIEQANAGYKQAVAGQDALAQGLQKLAAGIGQLQTGLNQAASGQGQIISKIPSITNGLNELQGGQKQLAEGVGQLTGQIGQLTDGLSQSAAGLKQISTGLGSAQDYLDQVQAAGNDELSGFFIPAEALESKDIQKIFDTYLSDDKKVMTLDVVFRDNPYSTAAIDKVDDIQAAVERAVKGTKLENAEVAISGVTSTYHDLQTISNQDYKRTVMLMLGGIFLILIFLLRSIVMPIYLILSLLLTYYTAMGVTEAIFVHLLGYSGITWTTPFFSFVMLIALGIDYSIFLMSRFNENQSWDVKDAILHAMRNMGTVILSAVIILGGTFASMIPSGVLSMMQIASVVLSGLALYALLFLPFFVPVMVRMFGRANWWPFKPKENEESGRHGLNL; translated from the coding sequence ATGAAGACGATTTTGAAAGCAAGATGGGCCATTATCGCCATATGGCTGGCGGCGGCAGTTGTATTGGTCATGACGGCCCCATCCTTCTCGGATCTGGTTCGGGAGAAAGGGCAAATTTCCGTTCCGGACGGATATTCCTCTTCCAGAGCCTCGGAGATCCTGAAGGAGGTTGAAGGGGCAAAGGGCGGCGATAGCCTCAAGCAGGTTGCGCTCGTCTTTAACAACCCGAAAGGCATAGGCGAGAAGGAGAAGGAGAGCGTCAAGCAGGGCGTCGAGAAGCTAAGCGCGAACAAGGATGAGCTGAACCTGGACAGCATCACCGATCCTTTTTCCCAAGAGACGCTTAAGGACACGCTGATCGCCAAAGACGGCAAGACGATAATGGTTGCGCTGTCGGTCAAGGGCGGGGAGGACAACGTCAAGAATTTACCGGATAAAGTTGAACCGCTTCTGAAAGACGTTGACGCCGACCACTATTTGACAAGCGAAGGATTGATCAACGAGGACACCATTCTCAGCTCGGAAGCCGGTCTGAAGAAATCCGAGTATATTACGGTTATCTTCATTCTGCTCATTCTGTTCGTCGTGTTCCGCTCGTTCGTGGCGCCTTTCGTGCCGCTTCTGACGGTCGGTATCAGCTATATCGTATCTCAGTCCGTCGTGGCGTTCCTTGTGGACCGCTTCGAGTTCCCGCTGTCGACCTTTACGCAAATCTTCATGGTGGCGGTCATGTTCGGGATCGGGACAGATTATTGCATTCTGCTGATCAGCCGGTTCAAGGAAGAGCTGGCGCATACGGATGATACGAAGACAGCTATCCTGGAAACCTACCGCAAAGCAGGGGGGACTGTATTCTATTCCGGGCTTGCCGTGTTTGTCGGCTTCCTGGCAATCGGCCTGTCCAAGTTCATGCTGTACCGTTCAGGCGTTGCCGTTGCTGTAGGGATTGCAGTGATGCTGCTGGCTCTGGTTACGGTCGTCCCGTTCTTTATGGCTGTGCTGGGCAAGAAGCTGTTCTGGCCTTCCAAAGGCAAGCTGGAGCACAGCGAGAGCCGGATCTGGGGCGCCGCAGGCTCCTTCTCGCTGAAGAGACCGTGGGCGGCGCTGCTTATCGTAGCCGTAATTGTTGTACCGTTCCTGCTGACTTATTCCGGCAAGCTGTCGTTCAACAGCCTGGAGGAAATCGGCGACCGCTACGATTCGGTCAAGGGCTTCAACATTATATCCGACAGCTTCGGCCCCGGCGAATCGATGCCTGGCAAGATTGTGATCAAGAACGACGACAAGATGGACAATGCGGAGTATATGGGTCTTGCGGAAAAGATCAGCCGTGAGGTTCAAGGTGTTGACGGCGTCAAGACTGTGCGCAGCATGACCCGACCGACCGGCGAGCTGATCAGCGATTTCCTGATCCCGTCACAGGTCGGAACCTTGTCCGAAGGGATCGGCAAGAGCACCGAGGGTCTCGACAAAATCCAGAGCGGATTGTCCGAGGCAAGCTCGCAGCTTAAGGCAAACGAGCCTAAGCTGAATCAAGCCGTATCTGGCGCGAAGCAGCTGACAGAAGGTACGGATGAGCTGAAATCAGGCATCGCCGCGCTTGGTGACGGACTGACGAAGATTCAGAAGGGCATCCAGAGCGGCTCCGCCGGAGCCGGCGAAATCAAGAGCGGCTTGCAGCAGGCCGCTGCAAGCGCAGAGCAGCTGAGCGCGGCGCACAAGAAGCTGCTTGCCGGTTACCAACAGGTCGGTTCCGGCCTGAGCGCCCTTACCGGCGGAATCGGCCAGATTCAGGAACAGCTGACCGGCGTATCAACGGCGCTGAGCGGACTCGGGGCCAATTTCACCGGATTGGAAGAGGGCCATCCTGAGCTCCTGCAGGATGCGAACTACCTGACAATCAAGGGAACGGTCACGAAGACCGGCGAGGGAGTGGGGCAACTGACCTCCGGCCTCGGCCAGATTTCGCAGCAGCTTGGCGGCGCGGCCAAGGGCATCGAGCAGGCCAACGCCGGCTATAAGCAGGCTGTCGCCGGCCAGGATGCGCTGGCTCAAGGACTTCAGAAGCTTGCTGCTGGTATCGGCCAGCTCCAGACCGGCCTGAATCAGGCCGCGAGCGGCCAAGGACAGATTATCAGCAAGATTCCTTCCATCACGAACGGCCTTAACGAGCTGCAGGGCGGACAGAAGCAGCTCGCGGAGGGAGTCGGCCAGCTGACCGGCCAGATCGGGCAGCTGACGGATGGACTGAGTCAGAGCGCAGCGGGCTTGAAGCAGATTTCTACCGGCCTCGGATCGGCCCAGGATTATCTGGACCAGGTACAGGCAGCTGGCAACGATGAGCTGAGCGGCTTCTTCATTCCGGCAGAGGCGCTCGAATCGAAAGATATCCAGAAGATCTTCGATACGTATCTGTCCGATGACAAGAAAGTGATGACACTGGATGTCGTCTTCCGCGACAATCCATACAGCACGGCCGCCATCGACAAGGTGGATGATATCCAGGCGGCGGTGGAACGTGCGGTCAAAGGCACGAAGCTGGAAAATGCGGAAGTGGCGATCAGCGGGGTAACGAGCACCTATCATGACCTGCAGACGATCTCCAATCAAGACTATAAACGAACGGTTATGCTCATGCTGGGCGGCATCTTCCTGATTCTGATCTTCTTGCTCCGCTCCATCGTGATGCCGATTTATCTCATATTGTCTCTGCTTTTGACTTACTACACAGCGATGGGCGTTACGGAAGCGATCTTTGTCCATCTGCTGGGCTATTCCGGCATTACGTGGACGACGCCGTTCTTCAGCTTCGTCATGCTGATCGCGCTGGGGATCGATTACAGCATCTTCCTCATGTCCCGGTTCAATGAGAACCAGAGCTGGGATGTTAAAGACGCGATTCTGCATGCGATGCGAAATATGGGAACCGTCATCCTGTCGGCGGTCATCATTCTGGGCGGCACCTTCGCCTCGATGATCCCGTCCGGCGTTCTCTCGATGATGCAGATCGCCAGCGTCGTTCTCTCCGGACTTGCGCTGTATGCGCTGCTGTTCCTGCCGTTCTTCGTACCGGTTATGGTACGGATGTTCGGCCGAGCCAACTGGTGGCCGTTCAAGCCGAAGGAGAATGAAGAGTCCGGTCGGCATGGATTGAACTTGTAA
- a CDS encoding tetratricopeptide repeat protein: MGKIFIFVLLWNLVGNPFLALIILLAILYVLDRRYVGIFPSVTRPFRRARQISRLRTQISLNPNDVTSKFELARLLAERKKYREAQELLLQIEDRYEHSAEYWTDLGYANIRLDRLEEGEQQMLRGLEINPRVQYGRPYLRLAEAFRHSDRDKALRYLREFQDIQSSSSEAYYLLGNTYRALGQSAEAKQAFSESVTVYRSLPKYKKRQERGWALRSFLAGLR; encoded by the coding sequence ATGGGTAAAATCTTCATTTTCGTGCTATTGTGGAATCTGGTCGGCAATCCGTTTCTCGCGCTGATCATTCTGCTGGCGATCCTGTATGTGCTGGACCGCCGTTATGTGGGGATCTTCCCCAGTGTTACAAGACCCTTCCGCAGAGCCAGGCAAATCTCCAGGCTCCGGACTCAGATTTCATTGAATCCCAATGATGTCACATCCAAATTCGAACTCGCCAGGCTGCTTGCCGAACGCAAGAAATATCGGGAAGCGCAGGAGCTGCTGCTGCAGATTGAAGACCGCTATGAGCACTCCGCTGAATACTGGACCGATTTAGGATATGCCAACATTCGGCTGGACCGGCTGGAGGAAGGCGAGCAGCAGATGCTTCGCGGACTTGAGATCAATCCAAGGGTGCAGTACGGCAGACCCTACTTAAGGCTGGCAGAGGCTTTCCGCCATTCGGACCGCGATAAAGCGCTGCGCTATCTTCGGGAATTTCAGGATATCCAGTCCTCCTCCAGCGAGGCTTATTATCTTCTCGGGAATACATACCGCGCGCTCGGCCAAAGTGCGGAAGCCAAGCAGGCGTTCTCGGAATCGGTCACTGTCTACCGTTCTCTTCCGAAATACAAGAAGCGTCAGGAACGGGGCTGGGCGCTGCGCAGCTTCCTGGCTGGCCTAAGATAA
- the psiE gene encoding phosphate-starvation-inducible protein PsiE: MKLKSKVALIPLILQWTLNASLVVLAAILVVLLGKETYLIFGFINDGGHLNKLELLEALLIYFLYFEFIALIIKYFEAHYHFPLRYFVYIGITAIIRLIIVDHETPMATLLYSGAILVLVITLYIANSKLLKRES, translated from the coding sequence GTGAAACTGAAGAGTAAGGTTGCGTTAATTCCCCTGATTTTGCAATGGACACTGAATGCATCGCTTGTCGTACTGGCGGCCATACTGGTTGTGCTGCTTGGCAAGGAGACCTATCTGATCTTCGGCTTCATCAACGACGGTGGCCATCTGAACAAGCTGGAACTGCTGGAAGCGCTGCTGATCTACTTCCTGTACTTTGAGTTTATCGCGTTGATCATTAAATACTTCGAGGCTCACTATCATTTTCCGCTGCGTTATTTTGTCTATATCGGCATTACAGCCATCATCCGGCTGATTATTGTCGATCATGAGACCCCTATGGCTACGCTGCTCTATTCCGGAGCCATTCTGGTACTGGTCATTACGCTCTACATCGCCAACAGCAAGCTGCTTAAGCGGGAGAGCTAG
- a CDS encoding DUF2252 domain-containing protein, translating to MIDRQITENIIRTRTKLRKNTLISIFEEFDRDLMKLDDAKRAEKYAKMSLSPFSFFRGSAYLFYFDCQRQYFPFHSSPECPTWIQGDLHFENFGAFRNEDGELVYDVNDFDEGCLGSYLYDLLRMSVSIVLVCRELGYSQEEQWSCVEGFIAEYYEQITDFCRGKEDPGKFVVNEDEAKGPVKKLLRKLEKRQGGHFLEKVTSFMQDGRIFLENDELREPEAGERAAFEQAWPSYLETLNSRSSSPEHYVIKDVAVKEGSGTASIGLKRYYILIEGEGHRGAEDTVLEAKEVRVPIPAYFLPYSESFWNYFGHQGKRVTATQQAMHHKADPYLGFLTIGEQHFYVRERSPYKKRLRLSDLESPEDTEKTLTLMARLTAKMHARADSDVTDGLLPYHSEREIAKAMGEDRQGISFFISRWAAAYGDQVEKDYAMFKKWAALSGASAPEDSP from the coding sequence ATGATCGACAGACAAATCACCGAGAACATCATTCGAACCCGGACGAAGCTGCGAAAGAACACATTGATTTCTATTTTTGAGGAGTTTGACCGTGATCTTATGAAGCTGGACGACGCCAAACGGGCTGAAAAATACGCCAAAATGAGTCTCAGCCCCTTCTCTTTTTTCCGGGGGAGCGCCTATCTCTTTTACTTTGACTGCCAGCGCCAGTATTTCCCCTTTCATTCATCTCCCGAGTGCCCGACCTGGATTCAGGGCGACCTCCACTTCGAGAACTTCGGAGCCTTCCGGAATGAGGACGGTGAGCTTGTCTATGACGTCAATGACTTTGACGAGGGCTGCCTTGGCTCCTATCTGTATGATCTGCTCCGCATGTCGGTAAGCATTGTGCTGGTGTGCCGGGAACTGGGTTATTCGCAGGAGGAGCAATGGAGCTGCGTTGAGGGCTTTATTGCCGAATACTATGAGCAGATAACCGATTTTTGCAGGGGCAAAGAGGACCCTGGTAAATTTGTCGTGAACGAGGACGAGGCCAAGGGACCGGTCAAAAAGCTGCTGCGCAAGCTGGAGAAGCGCCAAGGCGGACATTTTCTGGAGAAGGTGACCTCCTTCATGCAGGATGGCCGGATCTTTCTGGAGAACGACGAGCTGCGAGAGCCTGAAGCCGGAGAACGTGCCGCGTTTGAGCAGGCCTGGCCTTCTTATCTGGAGACCCTCAATTCGCGGAGTTCATCCCCGGAACACTACGTGATCAAGGATGTGGCGGTCAAAGAAGGCTCTGGCACAGCTTCAATCGGACTGAAACGCTATTATATTCTGATAGAGGGCGAAGGTCACAGAGGAGCGGAAGATACGGTTCTGGAGGCCAAAGAGGTCCGCGTCCCGATCCCGGCCTATTTCCTGCCCTATTCGGAGTCTTTCTGGAACTATTTCGGGCATCAGGGCAAGCGGGTGACAGCGACGCAGCAGGCTATGCACCACAAGGCCGACCCTTACCTCGGATTTCTGACTATCGGAGAGCAGCACTTCTACGTCCGGGAACGTTCTCCTTATAAAAAAAGACTCCGCCTTTCCGATCTGGAATCGCCGGAAGATACGGAGAAGACCTTGACGCTCATGGCCCGTCTGACGGCCAAAATGCATGCCAGAGCCGATTCCGATGTGACGGACGGGCTTCTCCCCTACCACAGCGAGCGCGAAATCGCCAAGGCGATGGGCGAGGACCGTCAGGGGATCTCCTTCTTCATCTCACGCTGGGCAGCAGCCTATGGAGACCAGGTGGAGAAGGATTATGCCATGTTCAAAAAATGGGCCGCCTTGTCAGGAGCATCGGCTCCTGAAGACAGCCCATGA
- a CDS encoding copper amine oxidase N-terminal domain-containing protein — protein MKKSWMILLTCLLAANLMAGTVLAKSDHSNGNSQSQKTAAPGNSQSGNAKGQNKSDKDSKPEQNGKADKNGKEDKDSKKATVTDDTYRDSATTSTYKGPNGYKGLLKAIENVEDKPAGAILADLLLTKYAANLTPEMKARLEAIKDKDAALTAVAEILEQQGSVTDAVYVEQDAIKANVKNINSYKKLGKLYDKLGKKGIKLYVNGEEPEAAASIVQNGTTLVPFRVIAEQLGAEVSWNQAEQSVTITKDGTSVKLVIGSKTAYVNGVKVTLQTAPAVKNGTTLVPVRFVSQALKATVKYDGETKSVIIYEE, from the coding sequence ATGAAGAAAAGCTGGATGATTCTCTTAACCTGCCTGCTGGCAGCCAACCTGATGGCCGGCACCGTCCTGGCCAAATCGGACCATTCGAACGGCAACAGCCAGTCCCAGAAAACGGCTGCGCCCGGTAACAGCCAATCCGGCAATGCCAAAGGCCAGAACAAATCAGACAAAGACAGCAAGCCGGAACAGAACGGAAAAGCCGACAAAAACGGCAAAGAAGACAAGGATAGCAAAAAAGCCACGGTGACGGATGATACGTACCGCGACTCCGCAACAACGAGTACATATAAAGGCCCGAACGGTTACAAAGGGCTGCTCAAAGCCATCGAGAATGTCGAAGACAAGCCGGCTGGGGCGATTCTGGCTGATCTGCTGCTTACGAAGTACGCCGCCAATCTTACGCCCGAGATGAAAGCCAGACTGGAAGCCATCAAAGACAAGGATGCAGCTCTGACCGCGGTCGCCGAAATTCTGGAGCAGCAGGGCAGCGTGACCGACGCCGTCTATGTGGAGCAGGACGCGATTAAAGCGAACGTCAAGAACATCAATTCCTACAAGAAGCTCGGCAAGCTATACGACAAGCTAGGCAAAAAAGGGATCAAGCTCTACGTGAACGGCGAAGAGCCTGAAGCCGCGGCTTCCATCGTCCAGAACGGCACGACGCTCGTTCCATTCCGCGTTATTGCTGAACAACTGGGCGCCGAGGTATCCTGGAATCAAGCCGAACAGTCCGTCACGATTACGAAGGACGGAACTTCCGTCAAGCTCGTTATCGGCAGCAAGACCGCCTATGTCAATGGTGTGAAGGTAACACTCCAAACCGCACCGGCCGTGAAGAATGGTACGACGCTTGTCCCGGTCCGTTTTGTGAGCCAAGCTCTAAAGGCAACTGTCAAGTATGACGGCGAGACGAAGTCGGTTATCATTTACGAAGAGTAG
- the thiE gene encoding thiamine phosphate synthase, whose amino-acid sequence MTNHPAERLEPGAIRKLLGVYLILGSVNCKRPPAEILTEAIAGGVTIFQFREKGAGSLEGSAKTTLARELQGICRAHGVPFLVNDDIDLAIELDADGVHVGQDDEPARLLRDRLGSGKIIGVSAHTPDEVSQAIADGADYLGIGPVYPTSSKDDARPVQGTILISDLRRAGIDIPLVGIGGITADNAAPVLEAGADGVSVISAITGAVSPKEAAQAFSKLVHTV is encoded by the coding sequence ATGACTAATCATCCGGCGGAGCGTTTGGAGCCCGGGGCAATCCGCAAGCTGCTTGGAGTGTACCTGATTCTGGGCAGCGTCAACTGCAAGCGCCCGCCTGCCGAGATTTTGACCGAAGCGATTGCGGGCGGCGTAACGATTTTTCAATTCCGTGAAAAAGGGGCAGGCTCGCTGGAAGGCAGCGCCAAAACCACGCTCGCCCGTGAGCTTCAGGGCATCTGCCGGGCGCATGGCGTCCCCTTCCTGGTCAACGATGACATCGACCTGGCAATCGAGCTGGATGCCGACGGCGTGCATGTCGGCCAGGACGACGAGCCGGCCCGCCTGCTGCGGGATCGGCTCGGCAGCGGCAAAATCATCGGCGTCTCCGCACATACGCCGGATGAGGTGTCGCAGGCCATCGCCGACGGGGCCGACTATCTCGGGATCGGCCCCGTCTACCCGACCTCGTCCAAGGATGACGCCCGCCCTGTGCAGGGCACGATTCTGATTTCGGACCTCCGCAGAGCGGGCATCGATATTCCGCTTGTCGGCATCGGCGGAATTACGGCGGATAACGCCGCGCCTGTACTTGAAGCCGGTGCAGACGGCGTATCGGTCATTTCGGCCATTACAGGCGCGGTTAGCCCCAAAGAGGCGGCTCAAGCTTTTTCGAAACTGGTCCATACGGTTTAA
- the thiD gene encoding bifunctional hydroxymethylpyrimidine kinase/phosphomethylpyrimidine kinase yields MKVYKALTIAGSDSGGGAGIQADLKTFQELGVYGMSALTAVTAQNTLGVQGVYPLEPAAVARQLDSIGEDLTPDAVKTGMLFSSEIIRKVSDGIRRYGWKNLVVDPVMVAKGGSPLLQQEAVRALAQYLLPLALVTTPNIPEAEIIAGMTIAGIDDCKEAARRIAEMGSRYVVVKGGHGAEPGAVTDVLYDGTEFTYIESPRIDTPHTHGTGCTYSAALAAELAKGRTTDEAVKTAKAFIRAAIEDGLGIGSGHGPTNHFAYMRRLRGEGVGDND; encoded by the coding sequence ATGAAGGTATACAAAGCACTCACCATTGCGGGATCGGACAGCGGCGGCGGGGCCGGCATCCAGGCCGACCTGAAGACGTTTCAGGAGCTTGGCGTCTATGGCATGTCCGCTTTGACGGCTGTCACGGCGCAGAACACGCTTGGAGTTCAGGGCGTCTATCCGCTGGAACCTGCAGCAGTGGCCCGCCAGCTTGACTCCATCGGCGAGGATCTGACGCCCGACGCTGTGAAGACCGGCATGCTGTTCAGCAGCGAAATTATCCGTAAGGTATCGGACGGAATCCGCCGGTACGGCTGGAAGAACCTTGTGGTCGATCCCGTCATGGTGGCGAAAGGCGGCTCTCCCCTGCTGCAGCAGGAAGCGGTCCGGGCTCTGGCCCAGTATCTGCTTCCGCTCGCTTTGGTGACAACGCCGAACATTCCGGAGGCGGAGATCATCGCCGGGATGACTATAGCGGGAATTGACGACTGCAAGGAGGCGGCCCGCCGGATCGCGGAAATGGGCTCGCGTTACGTCGTTGTCAAAGGCGGCCACGGCGCTGAGCCGGGAGCCGTTACAGATGTGCTGTACGATGGCACGGAATTCACCTATATCGAGAGCCCGCGAATCGACACCCCGCATACCCATGGCACCGGCTGCACCTATTCGGCTGCGCTCGCGGCAGAGCTGGCCAAAGGACGGACAACCGATGAAGCAGTGAAGACCGCCAAAGCTTTTATCCGTGCCGCGATTGAAGACGGACTCGGAATCGGTTCGGGACATGGTCCGACGAACCATTTTGCTTATATGCGGAGACTTCGCGGTGAAGGAGTGGGCGATAATGACTAA